The sequence AGGCAGAGGGCTAGGCCGAGGGCGGGGGCtgagccagaggggaggggaccctGGGCTGGTCAGACCCCGAGCACCCAGTGGGCCCTGGAGGGGGTCGTGCAGGCACGGTGACTAGGAGCAGCAAGGGACAGCGGGCCACCCGGCTCACACCCTGCCCTGGCCCACCCTCCTGACACTGCATCACTCCTCCTGTCTGGGGCTTCCTTTCAGGACCCATGGCACTGTCCTGAGAAATGGCCGGAGGCTAGAGGAGTGAGACTCCTTTCCAAGGACCCCCCTCCCAGGCAGGAAGGGCACAAGGCATAGCTCCTGCAGGGCAGCAGCACCTGCGGGGTGGGGGCCCATGCAGCACCACCCCGTGCCCACCCCGCCTGAAGCCCACACCCCCCGGGTCACTTCCCATGGGAAAAGCCCAGCCCCTTTGCCCACAGACCTATCATAGATCAAGGCTTGTGGCCTTGTCCCCTCTCAGCTGGAAGAGACCCAGGGGCCAGGGCCACGTCTGCCCATCAACAGGCCTGGGAACATCTGGTGGACTGACTCGCGAGGGGCCCTGACAAGCCCCCTGGGCCAGCGGGACCcaagtccccagcacctcccactGGGAGACCCCACTGAGACACAGCCTTCTGTAGGGGCTGTTTGTCCATCTGTAAAAGGGCGCCAACCCCTCCTGCAGTCAGAGGTGAGGAGCGGTGGCCCGATGGCCAGCAGGGAGCACCGGGAAGGTGGGACCCCCCCACCTGTTTAGGTAGAAGGAGAAGATGTTCTTGTCCACCAGCTTCTGCTGCATCAGGTTATCGAAGACGGGCAGCACGTTGTTCACGGAGATGCGGGGGTAGGCCATGCCCAGGATGCCGTCGAACTTGGCTGCGATGAAGGTGATGCCTGGCTGCTTGGTGGCCTCCCCGAATGTCTGCCTCTCCACCTTGACGCCACCCAGGGTCGCCACCGCCGAATTACAGGGCACCTGAGGGCCACGGGGGGTCAGCGGGCCACGTGGACCGCCAAGCCCGACGCTGGGCCCCAGGCGggccaccacctcccacccctgcacAGGCAGCTAGGGCTACAAAACCCACTCCGCTGTGGCCCAGCACCTGACACATGGGGACTCAAGATGGGCAGGGGGCCCAGAAGAAAGAGCTGGGGACCCTAGCCAGACAGTGCCGGGGATGTGGGGGATGGCAGTGTGGGGCCCACACTCCGCCAGGACTGTTTCAACCACAGAGATGCCACAGGCACGGAGGGGGGGCTCCTTGCTGGGCTCGGGCCCTCCGCACCCTGGCCTGCTCCCGCCCTTCGGCCCAACCTGGGAGACAGGGAACCCTGTGACCCGACCCTGCTCAGCAGACCCCAGGCCATGCTCCCCTCACCCCGCAGCGAGGAGCACAGGCCGCAAAGATAATGAAGCGGAGCAGGATGTGGGGAGGGACGGCCGTTTGGGGCTGAcgctgggaggaggggggacgcTGGGGACATCCTGTCTCAGCCCAGAGAGAAACTGGCCGAGAGCCCCGCAGATAAACCTGGACAAGCAGGTATGGAGGAGAAGGCTGACGGCCCGCAGGGAGCCTCAGAGCCCCTGACCCGCCAAGATTGTCAGGAACGGGCCGCTGGAGGAAGGGCCCTCCCTCCCGGACCCCCAGGCCTGCaacctccctgccccacctggggaggggggcactgTTTTCTGCtttgcctcccacccccaccccccaacttgCAGTTTGGGCCCGTGCTGTGGCTTGGCACCTGCAGCTCCACCCAAGAGCCTGTGCAGAGGTGTGAGGAGGACCCGCTCGCCCCTCCTCAGGGGAGGAGGCCGCGTCCTGCAGGCTCAGCCCCGCAGCCCTCCCCAGTGTCCTCTGAAGGCGCTCCCTGCCAGCGGCTCCAGTCCTTCCCAAACGTCCCCCGCAGCCGGACCCTGAACACGCCAGACCCCGAGCCCCAAACTGGCACCTTAAACCCAACACACTGGAGTGGAACCTGACCTTCCCCCACTCCTCTGCTCAGTCGCTCACCAGGTCCTGGTCCCAGACCACCCCCAGTGCCCCACCTGTGCCTGAGTCACTACGCCCCGTGTCCCCCCGCCCCCTTTCCCCGACGGGACCCCGTCCGCCCCGTcctgtcctgtcccctcccctcctcgcACTGCCAAGCACGTCaagctccctcccacctccaggcccagagcacccccccacccccggagcaggcacagccccacccccacaggcccCTCACCGACACGGTGTCCTGGCTCAGGTACCCGGAGAGGCTGCCGGAGCCGTAGTGGATGTCGAACGTGGTGCCATTCTTCACGTACGTGCTGGACTTGCCACTGTTGTATTTGTGGTGGATCCCTGCGCCCGCCAGGGAGCCCATCAGCCTGCTACCCACCAGCCCCGACCTCCACTGGGAGGCCTGGACCGCCTTGTGCGGGCCCCCAGCTGCCTGCCATGGAGCCTCTCCCCAAGCCGCCCTCCCAGGGCAGGATGAGCCAGTGGCCCCCACCCTCGGCCTCAGCCCAGTGGGCGGCGCAGCCCACAGCTTACACCATCCTTGGCCAGCCCGGTCCCAGCCCAGATGGGAGCAAGGCTGCGGGAACAGGTTCATCCAGAGGTGGGGAGCCCTgggcaggacagggcagagggGCCACCTGTCTGGTGCAGCCGAGACAGGAATAGCATCCTGCCCAGAGGTGCTGGTGCAGGACCAATGAAGGTCCGGGGCTGCCCTCTGCCCTGGCACCCCAGCAGCCTGGCCCACAGCGGCACCCCAGGACTGGCAGAGACGGGTGAGGCCGGGCAGTGGGCCCAGAGCCCATCCTCCGAGTCTATAGCCGataggggctgggctgggcccggCCCTTGGTCTCCCCGCGTCTCGATGGGAGAGGTGTCGGGCAGGACTTACAGCAGGCGAGGTCTAGCAGTTTGCAGTGGATGGAGGGGACCCACAGGTTGGAGGAGCCAGTGTCAAAGACCACGGTGAAGCACTGCGGGGGCGTCCCGATGCCAATCTCCCCATAGTACTGGGCCTGGGGGCAGGCGGGGCCTGTCAGGGCTGCGGCTGGGGCGCCCCACCTCCCCATGGGGCTGAGAGAAGGCCCACGCCAGAGGAGGGGCCCAGGGTCAGACCTACTGCCTTGGCTGTCCACCCCCACCTACCCCTCCCAAGCCCTTGGTCCTGGTGCCCGTGGACACTTTGGCTTCCAGGGTCTCTGCCTGACCAGAGTGAGGCTGGGGAAAGAACCATCTCATTTGAAAGATAAAACCAGTGGCCGAGACAGCGTCCAACTGCCTGTCTGTCCAAGTGCCTGCCTGGAAGATCGGCCTGTGCTCAGGGGTCCAGGGCCTTGGAGGGGGAGACCTCCTCCCCAGCACGGGGGCCGAGTCGGGGCCTGACTCTGGGGCCTCAGATCCCACAGGCCCCTGCCCCACAGGGCCAAGCCTGGAGGACCCCCAGGCAGAGAAGCCCGGGTGGCCAAGGGGAGAAGGTCCAGGCTGGAGACTGAGTCTCCCACCACTGGCCACGCTGCCTTCCCTGCGCGGgactgaacctcagttttcccatccatGGGGGAACAGAGGCAGCCTGGGGGAAGCCCGGGTACTGACCCAGGGCGCAGGTGAGCAGGCAGGGGGCACGCGCCCTCTGAGCCTCCAAGGGAAACGCTGTCTCTGGTCCTCTCATAGATCAGAATACAGGTGGGCGTTCATTTTGGCCCTGCCTGCCTGGGCACTCCCACcgcggggagggaggtggggccttCAGCGAGGCCAGGGTTCCAGCTCCAGTCCCTCCAGGCGTCTCACTCCGGCCACTTGGCTCCAGGGAGCACCCGTGGCCGCTGACTCATGACCCAACAGAAGTGTCCAGATTCGGGAAGGGGGGGAGGGGATGACTCAGCAAAACTCCATGCCTGCGGGGGGATCGGAGCCTGGTCGGTCAGGCCCCAGGTAGACggcccccctcctccagcctgatCGCATGCCTGTGAGGCCACAGCTTCCTGGCACGGCTGGGGCTCCAGCCAGGCAGGACAGAGGGCACGGCCACCGGTCCCAAACTTAGGCGGACCACAGGCTGGATGGCAGCTGACTCCCCAAGACTCGGGGGGCGGGGAACACAATGAGGATGTCACCGGGCAGCCCCAGAGGTACCAGGCTGGGGCCCAGAGCCTGTCACCAGAGCTGGGGCCAGGACGACCTGCCCCAGCTGCTGTGTGGCCTCCGGACTGCGCCACCGTGTCCCCTCCACAAGCAGTGGGCGTGGTGAGAGGAGGAGGGCGGGGCAGGGAGCGGGTCCTGGGAGGCCCCGGGCCTTTGAGCCAGACGGGCAAGAACCCAGAAGCTCCGGAGCTGTCGGCTCCCCCTAGGCAGGCAGGCCGGCCCAGGTGACCGAAGCTCAAAGCCCCCTAGACCCCCGCCCCACAGCTCCTCCGGCCGGCCTGGGCCTGACTTTgggctcctccccaccccgcccagcTCCCTCATCTGTAGAGGGTGAAGCTGTCTCCCACCCCCCAGAGCCTGGCCATCAGGATGAAGACGCCCACCCAGCTATGAGCTGACAGCTGGTGGCCCGTGGGGGAGATGTCACGGGGGTACCAAAGCCACCCCAACCAACCCTCGGAGTCCCCAAAGGACTAGGACCAAGAGCAGGGGAGCCCAGAGCTGGGCAGGACACAGAGGGTCAGAGCCCTCAATCTCTAGGGGGCGGGAATCCGACAGGAAGGGGCGTGGCTGAGTGGAAGCCCCTCCCCTACAGCGCACAAGTGAGGCACCCCAAACCACCAGTGGCTGCGAACAAGTGTTTTCCCAAAATCCACGCTGGCTCACGCAGAAGTTTCTGTGAGAGCAGCTCCTGTCTGTAGCAGTTTCTGCAGCaagcctggcccccagccccaagCTGACCGCCCCCCGCCCAACTCACATCCATATAGTTCTTGAGAAGCTCGGGAATGGGCCCCTGGGTCATAGCAGGCGGCCCCTGGGTGTACTTGGAAATGGGGCCCTTGGCGATCAGGTCTTCCACGGGGCCTCCCATCTCCGACAAGGTCCGGCGGATGGATGTGAATTTGTGCAGCGGGATTCTGTCAAGGGAGGGGTCGGGGCACGTTAGGGCTGGGTGGCCTCCACGCGGGGGCTGCTGCATCCCCCATCAAAATGGAGGCCTAGCACGCCTGCTCCTCCCCCTTTGCAGTCACCAGCGGGTCCAACGTCTCCAACACCACACTCTCGCCggtctcctctccccactctggTCTCTTTCAGGACAGTGACCAGTGGGGCTGCTGGGGAGTCGGTGGTCACCTGTCACACCTGCTCAAAGCCCTCCGAGGAGTCCTATTCCCCTGACTCTCTGGCTGAATCTGCCACTCTCCACCCAGATCCCACCCTGAGATGGTCTCCATTTCCCGGTCTGGCCTCCCACGTGGCCGTCTCCTAGCTATCAGATGGGACGTCCACTCCAGCCCCTCTGACAGGCTGTCCCTGACCAGTTCCCCTCACATGACCCTGCTTCCTTCCAGTCCTCGCCCCAGGCCACCCTGCACCCAGTCATGGTCTCCTCACGACACAGGCCCCTGGAGGGCAAGGGCCCTGGGGGTCTGTGCTTCCAGCCTGCCTTCCAGAACACATGCCGGCCTGGGTGGTCTTGGCCTTGGCGGTCTGCTCAGCAGCAAGAAGCCCAGGGTCCTGCACTTAGGGGGCAGAGTGAGAGGTCCTTCTCGGCCCCCCTCCCAGGTGTCTGAACTTGctccaggaggcaggagaggagaacCACCTGGGCAAACAGAGCCACTGGACGAAACACCGTCCCAGCCCTGGGGACTGGGGAGTTCAAGGTCAAGCTGGCTCTTTCTGGCATGCCAAGGGTGTGCTCCAGGAAGATGAGACTCCTGCCTAAGAGCTGATAGGCTGGAAGAGCTGAGGTTCTtgcctgggggaggagaggcacGCCCTCCATGAACCAAGGGAACAGTAGCCTTCAGTCCCACAGGACTGGGAGGAGCCGTGAGGGGCTTGGGGTCAGCTGTCCCACCCCCAGAAGGCCCAGGAGCCCTTCCCCACTGCCACCCATCCCTGAGAGAAGGCCCATGGGTGGGGCCAGGACAGGCTCAGGCCTGCAGCTACTCCCCAACACCTGCCGCAGCCCACAGAGGAGCCCACACAGCCAGCCCTTTGGCAAGGCTCGGGTCCCACTCGGCCCCCAGCCAGCTCCTGCAGCCCCAAGACCTCACCCACCTGCTCACAGGCAAAGGCCCTCAGCAGAGGTGGCAGAATGCCTGCCCAGGCCTGGCACAAAGGCCCCCGTGCAAGGTTGGGGGCAGGAGCAGAAGGGGTGGGCTCACGCATCTCATCCCTCCCCTGCTGGGCTAGCAGGCTGCCTTGTGAGGCTGGAAGGGTGGGGGGACCCTCAGCCTAGCTGGCACAGCAGAGCACAGCCCTGGTCCAGGCCTGATGGTCAGTGGCCTCACCTGACACAGTGGCCCCCATCCCAGGCCTGAGGAGGGCATGGTCCTCACTGGGGCAGCTGCTGCTGGTGAGAcagagccccagccccagagtGGGGGAAGGTGCCCACTGCCTGGTGCCAGCGGGGCCCCTCCCCCAGACCCCTCAGGCTAACTCCCTCTGGTCTCTGGGACATGTGGGCCTCCTGGTGTCCAGAGGGTCTCCCAGCTTGGCCCAGGGCCCGTGTAAAGATCCCACGGGACAAATCAGGTGATGCCACTCCCAGTTCACCGCTGGCAAAGGGAGCCCTAGAAGGAAAACTGACTTGCCCAGctcagggagctctgaggcctACACCTGGGCCTCCCGACTTCCACCCACCTGCGGGCACCGTGTGCAGGCCCCCGCCCTGTCTGTCCTGGGGAGGCTGGGTCAGCCCTGAATCACAGCCACCCTCCCTCGTGCATCCTTCTGTCCCCCAGGCTCCCACAGCGGTAGAGAGAACGGGTCTCTGGGCTGGCAGGGGCCCTGAGCGAGCCCCATACCTGCAGAGTTCCCCAGCCCCGCCCGAGGGTGGGCCCTGCAGGACACCGCGGGGGCGGCACAGCGGCATCCCATGC is a genomic window of Camelus bactrianus isolate YW-2024 breed Bactrian camel chromosome 10, ASM4877302v1, whole genome shotgun sequence containing:
- the CTSD gene encoding cathepsin D encodes the protein MQPSGLLLLVLGLLAAPAAALVRIPLHKFTSIRRTLSEMGGPVEDLIAKGPISKYTQGPPAMTQGPIPELLKNYMDAQYYGEIGIGTPPQCFTVVFDTGSSNLWVPSIHCKLLDLACWIHHKYNSGKSSTYVKNGTTFDIHYGSGSLSGYLSQDTVSVPCNSAVATLGGVKVERQTFGEATKQPGITFIAAKFDGILGMAYPRISVNNVLPVFDNLMQQKLVDKNIFSFYLNRDPSAQPGGELMLGGTDSKYYKGPLTYHNVTRMAYWQVHMEQVDVGTSLTLCKGGCEAIVDTGTSLIVGPVEEVRELQKAIGAVPLIQGEYMIPCEKVSSLPEVTLKLGGRGYKLSSEDYTLKVSQAGKTICLSGFMGMDIPPPGGPLWILGDVFIGRYYAVFDRDQNRVGLAEAARL